Within the Arthrobacter caoxuetaonis genome, the region TGGAGGAGGATGGCATTCTGCGCAGCCACGTCCATAAACCCCACGCACAGGCCGCTGCCAGCCCGGCTATGAGGATCCCCAGCCCGCTGCTTCCGGCGGGCAGCTTGATGAACAGATCCGCCAGGACCAATGCCAGGGTGGTACTCATCAGCGCGCCCAGGAGATTAAAGACGCTGGCCGAGACGACGGCGGCGCCTGGGGTCAATGCCCGGGTCCGCAGCGCGGCCGCAACGGAGTTGGAGACGTCGTGGAAGCCGTTGATGAAGGCGTAGCAGCCCGCAAAGGCGATCACGGCGACGAGCAGGGCGGTGGTCACCTACGATTCCCGCACCAGGATGTTGCCTACGTAGGTTCCCACGCGGCGCAGTTCCTTCGACGCCGCCGCGAGCTGGTCTGCGAGGTCCCGGTGGCGGATGTAGGAGAGGGCTTTGTGGTCGTTGGCGAGCTCCGCCAGCCACATGCGGTGGGTCCGTTCCACGCGTTTGCTCAGGCGCAGCATCTCAATCCAGTAGTCCTCGAGGTCCTCCAGAGAGGCGAGGGTCCGCATGGCGGCAACCGTCAGCTCGGACTGCCGGCCAACGACTTCGAGCTGTTCGGCCGCCCTGCGGGAGACGTTCGTCAGTTTGTAGAGGGAAATGATCTCAGCCGCACTGTCGAGGCGCTCCATTGCCGCCAGCAGAATGAGGGAGAGGTCGTACAGGTCTTCGCGGGGGAGCGGGTTGATGAAGCTGGTCCGCATCTGCGTCATCAGCGCGAAATGGAGCTCCGTTGTCTCCGCTTCCAGCGCGTGGAGTTCCTCGGCCAGCCGGGGAAACTCCGCCGGCTCGGCACCAAGGGCCTCGGAAAGGGTGGCCGTACCGCGCACGGCCTGCGACGCCATCCGGGACAGCAGGTCAAGGCCGGCATTCTCCTGCGGGAAAAGGCGGAGCTTCATCGGGTGGACCTGGGCTGCTGGGGGGTCGTCACACCGGTAAGAATATCCGATGGAGGAAAGAGTAACGGTGCCGAACCGGGAGCGCCTCTCGGCGGAAGGCCGCTCGAAGCGGCTCTAAGTTGAAGCCCGGGGGTTCCGCGGTCCGACACCAGTTTCAGTTTTCTACTCCCCGTCTCCGATGTCAACTGCGCTGTCCACAGGCCCGGAGCAGCGGGTTGATGGTCAGTCCAGCTCGCCGCGGCGCCACGCTTCAGCCGAATGTTCCAGGTCTTCAGCGGTCAAAACCAGCTGCCGGGCGTTGCGGGTCAGCTCGGTGGCACGCTCGCTGTTGGCCGTCTCAGTGGAGTCCGCGTGATGCGTTTCACCGAGGGCCACCACGCGGCAG harbors:
- a CDS encoding DUF47 domain-containing protein, producing the protein MKLRLFPQENAGLDLLSRMASQAVRGTATLSEALGAEPAEFPRLAEELHALEAETTELHFALMTQMRTSFINPLPREDLYDLSLILLAAMERLDSAAEIISLYKLTNVSRRAAEQLEVVGRQSELTVAAMRTLASLEDLEDYWIEMLRLSKRVERTHRMWLAELANDHKALSYIRHRDLADQLAAASKELRRVGTYVGNILVRES